From Streptomyces chrestomyceticus JCM 4735, one genomic window encodes:
- a CDS encoding PTS sugar transporter subunit IIA, translating into MTRARTVAGGTGSLADYLDKRHIHPRAQAATRDELLESLAGGLHAAGALGDVRAFVRAVRLRMTQGANGFHGIALLAAQSRAVNGPAAAFARIPPELGWRGADDRPVRDVFLLAAPASSATPTAHVPTPSSPATPPTRASAGCWRRPVPPMICTTCSGSSAERPWRVAPFSFRTAGRGHTAHLPYSPTTTRARPPSATPLSGWSFRLPSPTPFTKGHDARRGGAPDSETPIARV; encoded by the coding sequence CGGCACCGGCAGCCTCGCCGACTACCTGGACAAACGGCACATCCACCCCCGCGCGCAGGCCGCCACCCGGGACGAACTCCTCGAATCCCTGGCCGGCGGCCTGCACGCCGCCGGGGCCCTCGGCGACGTCCGCGCCTTCGTCCGCGCGGTACGCCTGCGCATGACACAGGGCGCCAACGGCTTCCACGGCATCGCCCTGCTGGCCGCCCAAAGCCGGGCGGTCAACGGCCCGGCGGCCGCCTTCGCACGGATACCGCCCGAACTCGGCTGGCGCGGCGCCGACGACCGCCCGGTCCGCGACGTGTTCCTCCTCGCGGCCCCCGCAAGCTCCGCGACACCGACTGCGCACGTGCCTACTCCGTCCTCGCCCGCCACACCGCCCACCCGGGCTTCCGCCGGATGCTGGCGGCGGCCCGTACCACCGATGATCTGTACGACCTGTTCCGGCTCGTCCGCTGAACGGCCGTGGCGGGTGGCGCCGTTCAGCTTCCGTACGGCCGGACGGGGGCACACCGCTCACCTCCCGTACAGCCCTACAACCACCCGTGCTCGTCCGCCATCCGCAACGCCTTTATCCGGTTGGTCCTTCCGCTTGCCTTCGCCGACACCGTTCACGAAGGGTCACGATGCGCGCCGGGGCGGTGCGCCCGATAGTGAGACCCCCATCGCCCGGGTATGA
- a CDS encoding vWA domain-containing protein, with product MPYTAEISRSNPTSIIFLVDQSTSMSDPIGGEIPQQKADVVADAINRLLTELSVKCAKEEGVRDYFHVAVIGYGATVGSAFAGPLAGRDIVPLSEVADHPARVDERSKRVPDGAGGLVETTVNFPLWMDPVASGGTPMNRALRYAANLVAGWTERYPAGFPPIVINLTDGESTDGEPSAAAEAVTSHATADGAALLFNLHVSAAGGTPTAFPDTADGLPDSYARTLFAMSSPLPGHMRSYAASQGQRVSETTRGFVYNADITSVVQFLDIGTRATELR from the coding sequence GTGCCGTACACGGCCGAGATCAGCCGCAGCAATCCGACGAGCATCATCTTCCTCGTCGACCAGTCGACCTCGATGAGCGACCCCATCGGCGGGGAAATCCCGCAGCAGAAGGCCGATGTCGTCGCCGACGCCATCAACCGGCTCCTCACCGAACTGTCGGTCAAGTGCGCCAAGGAGGAAGGCGTCCGGGACTACTTCCACGTCGCCGTCATCGGCTACGGCGCCACCGTCGGCTCGGCGTTCGCCGGTCCGCTCGCGGGCCGGGACATCGTTCCCCTCAGCGAGGTGGCGGACCACCCGGCCCGGGTCGACGAGCGGAGCAAGCGGGTGCCCGACGGCGCGGGCGGCCTGGTGGAGACGACGGTCAACTTCCCGCTGTGGATGGACCCGGTGGCCAGCGGCGGTACGCCGATGAACCGGGCCCTGCGGTACGCCGCGAACCTGGTGGCCGGCTGGACCGAGCGCTACCCGGCCGGTTTCCCGCCGATCGTCATCAACCTCACGGACGGCGAGTCGACCGACGGTGAGCCCAGCGCGGCCGCCGAGGCCGTCACCTCACACGCCACGGCAGACGGCGCCGCCCTGCTGTTCAACCTGCACGTCTCCGCCGCCGGGGGAACGCCCACCGCCTTCCCCGACACGGCCGACGGGCTCCCCGACAGCTACGCCCGCACCCTCTTCGCCATGTCGAGCCCGCTGCCCGGCCACATGCGTTCGTACGCCGCCTCGCAGGGGCAGCGGGTCAGCGAGACCACCCGAGGCTTCGTCTACAACGCGGACATCACCTCGGTCGTCCAGTTCCTCGACATCGGCACCCGCGCCACCGAACTGCGGTGA